The sequence gaacgggaacttgcatccttgtcttcttgcttggggtaatactagcttttcaagagggaacgggctgccttcctcttttcatgtcatgaccatctttgtcttgaaagcattttatgctctcaaccatgaattgttgttgtatttcttctttgtatcatccttcattcttgaaatttgcttgcaaaataaggcccatgccttaatccattgatttggtagatcgtgtgtgcaaaccggactgacaagggaagagagaaattgatgcaaaaacGGGCTCaccagtgaatttcgggttttggaagttgcattacatgtgtggggaaaacaagagcattaacttgcaaatgtgggaacaaacattgcaacttcatatgtgtaatgggtaactacaagtttgcacttgtaattggacctttaaaactcattttcaagtgtttttttgagtgcattttggaccaatttcgggttctagatggctgactgcaagtagactttaaatggggaaaatgaatgaaggtgtgaaatgagtggatgaattggtatgtacggatgagggaattggaagcggataggtaaaaatgaatttcaagaagatcacttggaactttgccaatgcaaaaatgggaagaactttcaacttgcaacccggatttcaaaaaaaaagatggttaaatcttttatccataagggaagaacaatgattttcatccaacttgtaatcggaatttaaaatcccgaatacaagtaaagagggaaaatggggaagaacaatgcaattctaaaattgctttacaaaagggaaaatctctctcacaaaatctgatttttggggaagaaccaaccatttacaaatttacaactagaaagaaaaaaaaaacaagaaaacaagaaaaaagaaacaagaagaaaataaatcttaccttgctccaatgtgaaaatgcctctccaaaagataatcaatctttgaaataaaaaagaatatctcttaaaaagaagttaaccgtattccaaaaccctagccacgtttttgaaaaaatggcaaaaactgaaaaacgtggcagcaaatgcatgagaaatggcatggaaaatggccaagactctttctaacctcaataccttagcataccaagccaaaacgattcataacattgctgattcgtggcatttttaatgaagaaaaacaTGGTTTTTTagcaaaaacgtgtttgctgttataaacctaaaaaccagcaaacttaacctccatgtggcgtgaaaggtgtctaaaaatgcatggaaataggaaggaatccaaaacgccttctatctcccaaaaaatctccacaaaaatttgctaaaaatcttcaaaaaacatgtttttccttgcaattcgggttttttggaacaaatagcaagtttaaaatgtatgaaacaatgaaaatcgggttttttgaaggatatgacaagtttaaaatttcactttttaaaaatgttaggcaaaatcgggattttttggccaaatagcaagtttagaatgtcaaaaatgcactttatgagcaaaatcgggttttttgcagagttacccggggacgcgtccccgacctgaaaacccccgtccccgtctcggggacgtttcggggacttggggacggccaggggacgtttccccccgtccccaaattgccctaTATTTTTAGGGggcgtccccgaaacggggggacgcctgccctagccttgggggacgtccgtacgtcccggggacggctggggacggctgggacgtccccaatccgtcccggggaTGGCTAGATGTCCCCCTTATCTAAggccattaataaatattaaaaaactaaaaaaagttgtattttcaaattttttaaatttttttctaatattggccccttattaattcaaattgttagtaaaaataaaaaaattaaaagataacattaatttaattcataattttgacaatgaaactatatggcagcagtgtagcctttgggcgtTTTGACACAAAGATTAGAAAATTGCccaaaaatcgccaaactcggcgagttaatagaaaaataacacccaacacctttatgaaagaataagtttttttggcctcgcggggcgctgcccctcgaccccgccctgtatcgcgacagggagtgcGCAAGGGGCGcagccccttgaccccaccttgggggcactgcccccaaacccccgttgaaaaatatggggggaaaccgcgtcgatagaagtagggaaaatttaacctctttgttttgacattttgtatgttatttctttaatatctattatgatatgcatattgacaatgtgaatgaattgaaattctgatttatgaatgcataattgcatattgtctattgagtattaacaatgttgtatgttcagaatttacattctaaaatgtcttcaacttttcatagtatcatacacatgccatttccatgttttattgttttcatatgaatataatgtatgtatgcatgctttatccatgttttcatatgaacatttagaattttgaaattttcctatatattttaaatatttcctatattttaatagccgtcccctttgccgtcccccgccgtccccaaatttggcaaaaaaatttgtcgTCCCGAAAACGCGTCccgccgtcccctgccgtccccgtcccgaaaactcggggtaactttggttttttggaccaaagtgcaagttttaaattgtcactttttcacttactaggcaaaatcgggttttttggagcaaactgcaagttttaaatacttgtaaatgggaaataaaatccctacaacaagttatacttgcttgcacatatgtaatggagatttaaaatccctattacatgcaaaaaccattaaagtaggggttttttcaccaaactgcaagtttacttgcacatatgtaatggggatttaaaatccctattacatgtgaaaaccattaaagtaggggttttttgaccaaaccgcaagtttacttgcagttgagccaaaaaatccctattttaactaaaaatgaccaaaaaacaataaaaagataaaaacaacaaaggggaaatttaaaacaaattacaagtaacatcttttaaataaaagtgcacatgtaataagtcaaaaattcccctacaaagaccaaaacaatgaatatcattaaaacttgcagtttgaagaaaattctccacctgcagtcgggattttaaaacccgaaattgaaggaaagacatagcaaacgaacccagaatttgacgaaattcgaaacgtagttcgaggatggactgaggattaagccagtccaaggattagtcgaaattttgcctcgggaagcatgccatagagtaatttttttcattttttcacaaaaatttcatgtaatggtccttcatttttgaaaacaaaaatgaggacaacaacataGAAGAGGAGAAACACACTAGCATGATCCTCTAACTATTCATAAATTTTAAGTTGCTTAAGATAAGACACAAGTTGCAATACTAAAGGAGTGAACATGATAGAACCTAATGACTACTCCTAACTATTGAGGACAAGGAGATGATTGAGTGAAGGTTGTTGGCCTATCACTAGCCAAATTGGTGCGTACTCATTGGGCAACTGAGTTATAACttgcaaagaagaagaggacatatTTGCATACGATAAATGTAACTAAATTTGTGCATGGATGCAGATCATAAATAACACCAAATGTAACTAAATGTACTCAATAATCCATATCACTATTGCAAGTAGCCACATGAAACAAAGTACAGACCATCACAATAAAGTTTGTAATGTATTAGAAGATGTCATACATTTATCTAACAATTGTTACTTTGACACCAACAAGTTTTGTGAGAGAGGATCCACAACTAGGTTTGACCACCTCCTGAATAATTACAAACTAACATGAAGACCTACATTTACATGCATTGTGTTCATTGAATACCCTTCCTATAATTAATATGCAAAGTTATTACTGTATTCTGGTTTTATCACAGAAACAAATATTATTCCAGTTCTTGTTTCTCGCATTTAAAATATATGCATTTTAATGTCCAACATATGAACCTGCAAATAATTTACAATCTCATTTTCTACACAAACTGAAACAGCACAAACATAACACCAAACATCGGAAAGAAAGCAAATTTTAGGGACAGATTTGGAATGGGAACTTTACACAGTGGaccaaaaaagggacattacaatgcAGCTGTCAAAACATGCTCTAGATGTTTCCACAACCTCCCTATCACAATTGTGACCTCCTTGTTGCAGCTACACCTTCCTTCTATGTTGTACAACTTTAGTGGCTACACAACTGCCTAACAGCTCTCACACCTACCCATCTATTGTTTTTTTCCTAGTCACCAACATTTACTAGGTCTGCAATCTGTACATTTAAACAGCATCCTTTGAGTGGGAATTTTGTCATTATGAAATTCAAAAAATACTAAATTTCATTTCCAGTTCGGTATATCAACATATTGTAATTTTTTTAGCagttataattaataaaaatcagacatgaggtttcataatttaattttatattgtTGTTATTTGATATTCGTGTTTATATCCTATTGTGCATGTAAAGGAAATATCAAAAATTACATGATTGATTAAAAATCTAAAAGGGGATATTACAACTGCAAGGGATTTGTAACACATTTAATTTACACATATTCTCAACCTTTTCTAGTTTTGGAGCTTTAAAAAGGAAAATCACATCCAAAGAACTTTGTATTTTCACAAGCCAATGGCAAGAGAATATTGGCATTATGAAAAATCAAGAATGGAACATaaatgttttaaaagaaaatagcCCAACATTATTCTTTTCTTCCTTACCACTAAATTAATCTCATAAGATGTAGAAGTTTGTAACCCAAATGTAAACGTACCACTAGAATTCATATTTAGATAGAACTGATGAAGATTTAACCTTGTTAAGGTGAGAAGATGGACCTGTCCAAGCCTTCAAGAAATACTTTAACTTTCAGCAGCCTATCAACTGCTGCTTTATGTTTGGTGACTTCATTTGGAAAAGCCCATGTAACTATTTCTTTATCACACACAATAGTGTCAATATACAGTAAATGCAGAACATATTGCTTGCACAAAGGAGGCATAGACCTGTAAAGTTGAAATATGTAATAAAAAATTCAATCATATACAATAGATATAACACTTAAATATCAGGACAAAATTCTTTAGAAATGTCTCCCCTTAATTCAACAACTCCAATATTATAGACTCTCACGTGAATGTGAAACTACATTGCATGTGACTGTACGTAATTAGTACTGAGAAGCATTCTAAACCAAATAAATTACTTTTTATATCAAGATGAATTAATTACTTCTGAGACAATTACAAAAACCCCAGGGCTGGAAATGTAAACATCAAACGTCTGGGAATATTACAAGAAGTCCAGAAGAGGACATTCACAAACTAAGGAACTaagaaagaaataaagagaaaagaaAGTCAAAGCTTCAAGGACTTAAGAGCATAGGTTTATCAAtttttgtttttacaataattgaAGCATAGAGAAGCGTATCTTTAAAGGCCAAGTAAAGCATGAGAGCACTAATATTTTTCTAGCTAAGGATTGTATGCAATCCATCGAACTGATGGGTTCCAATTCTATCCACTAGCCTCCCCTTCAACCTGTTCATAGGGATTAGTGTTCCACTTGTCAATTGATGGAGCAAAATCAGCCATGAGGAGCTTTGTTGCATTGAAAACCCTTTTTGCAGCTAAATGTAGTTTTTTGCGGTGGATAAACTCAGCAAACTACCTTTTTGCTTTGTCAATGCTGAGAGACTGATTATTAGCCTCTCTGTGGTTAAAAAGGCTTTTAAAACTCATCTCAGAAGTTGTAGGCAGTTAACTTGTTTGTTCAAACAAATTTGTATTGCCATCTAGTTGTCTCTCCAATACTATACATGTATAACAAGTAGATTGATGCATCTTTGATATGCAACTTGCTATTTACTTTTTGCTTCTAATCCCCTTGTTACTCTATGCATACTATCATTAATATTTGCAAGGATAATGTGGATAGAGATTTCTTTAGACTTAATCTGAGTAGAAAATATTGAGTTTGTTTTTGAGGATTTGTAGCAGCAGAAAAACCTTAAATAGGATTTTTGGGAGTTTCCTTGTTTTGGCAGACGGAAAAAGGACTTATAGCTCTAACTGTAGTGGGCTCAATGATTGTAATTTTAGGAGAAGGGAAATGAAGGATCTAAGACCTTACTCTTGGGGGAGAAATCAGCAAACTGAAATTGTAAGCTTTTTCCTGTCAAAAGATCAGCTGTAATAAAACACCTTAGTTAGCTGTTTCAAAGGACATGTTTGCTTGTTGGAGTTGTTGGAGCTGTTTCAGAGGTTCGAACAAGGCAAGTGAAGGGAGAATTGGAGCTCTTTTAGGTCTGTGCAGTATAGGCGTGGAACTACATCAAATAAAATATAGCAAGAGAATTAGAAAGTGCAATATATATTATAATGCCATGGCATGGAGTCATACGAGTACAATTATCAGCTATTGTTTTATCAGTCAAACCTTTCCTTTGGCTTAGCTCTATAGAGACTAGTAAAGCATCAATCAGAGAAGTAGCAAAGTAAATCACAACAAAGGAACGCAAAACATGCAGCAATGAAGTATTACtagtataatttatttaatatttaaacttTTGTACAAAATATTAATTATGGCTACATAGTTTATTTACTATTTTATAAAAGTTTATTTAAAACTTTATACAAATTATTAAATAACTGTCCTCATCAAGTCTAAAAGGGTTTTAGTTCTGTAACTTTTGACTGGAGGATTTTTTGCCTAAAAATTGGCCACATTGTGAGTATTAGTCTATTACATATTCTTGATGATTAATTTTGCTCCAACATTTTTGAATCTTCTGTCTTCATTGTTTCTATAATTTACCTAAAAAGATATTATTAATTTGATATCTTTCAAACCACATGAGGAATTACTCTTGAAAACTTGTCACCCTATGTCTAGTAGAATCTTGAACATCCTTGTAAAGTGGTTTTGTTCCAACTCTAACAAATCTCCCAATTTAATTGTTTTCATAAACCTAGAGCCTAGTGCACCATCTTCATACAGAAAAGGTACAAACCTCTCTTCTACCTAACTCTTAGAAGTTGACCAAAAAAAACTATAGTATATACCATAGTAGCATTAATCGGCAAAAAATCGGAGTAATTGGCAAAAATCGTGAAACTTTTAAACTTCCGATTTTTTCCCCACGATTTCCTATAAAATCATTGACCGACAATTTGACCATTTTCACAACGAATTTTCACAACATGCAGATTAAAACCTAGTGATTTTAGGTCAAAAAATGTGACTTCGACTAGATTTCAAACTTCCGTCAACGATTTTGAAACATTTTTATTTGACCCATTGGTGTGGAAAACCCTAAACGATTATTGAGCCGACTGTTGAGCGTGATTTCGTTGAGTAGAagtttttgaagcttgtgattcCATCGAATGGATTTTTGGTTCTCGTCTTCATTCGAAGGATTGAACTGAAGATAGCTTATGAATTGAAGATCAAAGGACGTatcttatctcattattgtatatTATCTTGTATTTGTATATTTTTAGCTTAAGGCAATAGAATGCCTAAGTCTTGtattataactatgaataatgtgtaGTATGTTGGAATATTATGAAAGGATACTCAATTTTTGTAAAATTACTATTATTTACCTATTTAAATGATATAGACTTGGTAGTTTCAACTTATGAACTTGCGAATATATGATTTTGATTAGCACTAAGTCAGTATGGAATGGTTTAAGAGAACTAATGGATTTATTAAAGGAATTCTAGATTTGTTATGAAGTTAAAGAGTTTTCGT is a genomic window of Cryptomeria japonica chromosome 7, Sugi_1.0, whole genome shotgun sequence containing:
- the LOC131856827 gene encoding general transcription and DNA repair factor IIH subunit TFB2-like, producing the protein MSKNDYFSGNLTDFISEILPEISDKLYSNQYVCQAMLRSMPPLCKQYVLHLLYIDTIVCDKEIVTWAFPNEVTKHKAAVDRLLKVKVFLEGLDRSIFSP